A region of Vibrio chagasii DNA encodes the following proteins:
- the rsxB gene encoding electron transport complex subunit RsxB, protein MSTILIAIIALAVLAAVFGAILGFASIRFKVEADPIVDQIDTILPQTQCGQCGYPGCRPYAEAIANGDKINKCPPGGQATIEKLADLMGVEVEDSAHDLDNKVKTVAFIHEDMCIGCTKCIQACPVDAIVGGTKALHTVIKDECTGCDLCVAPCPTDCIEMIPVATTTENWKWQMNIIPVTDITNQATDATASEPKA, encoded by the coding sequence ATGAGTACCATTTTAATTGCGATCATTGCGTTAGCTGTTTTAGCCGCTGTTTTTGGCGCTATTTTGGGCTTCGCCTCTATCCGCTTCAAAGTAGAAGCCGATCCTATCGTCGATCAAATCGACACAATTTTACCGCAAACTCAATGTGGCCAGTGTGGCTACCCAGGTTGTCGCCCATACGCAGAGGCGATTGCTAACGGAGACAAGATCAATAAATGTCCTCCTGGTGGCCAAGCAACCATTGAGAAGCTAGCAGACTTAATGGGCGTAGAAGTTGAAGACTCCGCTCACGACTTAGATAACAAAGTAAAAACTGTTGCCTTCATTCATGAAGATATGTGTATCGGCTGTACTAAATGTATTCAAGCCTGCCCTGTCGACGCCATAGTTGGTGGTACTAAGGCACTACACACAGTAATTAAAGATGAATGTACTGGTTGTGATCTTTGCGTCGCGCCGTGCCCTACTGACTGTATTGAAATGATTCCAGTGGCAACAACGACTGAAAATTGGAAATGGCAGATGAACATCATTCCTGTTACGGATATCACTAACCAAGCAACTGATGCGACCGCGTCAGAGCCTAAGGCATAG
- the rsxA gene encoding electron transport complex subunit RsxA, which produces MTEYLLLLVGTVLVNNFVLVKFLGLCPFMGVSKKLETAIGMGLATTFVLTLASVSAYLVETYILTPLGIEYLRTMSFILVIAVVVQFTEMVVHKTSPTLYRLLGIFLPLITTNCAVLGVALLNINENHNFIQSIVYGFGAAVGFSLVLILFAAMRERIAVADVPMPFKGASIAMITAGLMSLAFMGFTGLVK; this is translated from the coding sequence ATGACCGAATACCTTTTGTTGTTGGTTGGCACTGTGCTGGTCAATAACTTTGTGCTAGTGAAGTTTTTAGGGCTATGTCCTTTCATGGGAGTCTCCAAGAAACTGGAGACTGCGATTGGCATGGGCCTCGCGACGACTTTCGTTCTGACGTTAGCGTCGGTCTCTGCATACCTAGTAGAAACCTACATCCTTACCCCTCTGGGTATTGAATACCTGCGTACCATGAGTTTCATTTTGGTTATCGCAGTCGTGGTTCAATTTACGGAAATGGTGGTTCACAAAACCAGCCCGACTCTTTATCGACTATTGGGTATCTTCCTACCCCTTATCACCACCAACTGTGCGGTATTAGGCGTGGCACTCTTGAACATCAATGAAAACCATAACTTCATCCAGTCGATCGTTTATGGTTTCGGCGCGGCGGTAGGTTTCTCCCTTGTTCTGATCCTATTTGCTGCAATGCGTGAACGTATTGCGGTTGCTGATGTTCCAATGCCATTTAAAGGCGCATCGATAGCGATGATCACAGCAGGCCTAATGTCTCTGGCATTCATGGGCTTTACTGGGTTGGTGAAATAA